The window TTCCAGCAATAAATCCAATACTTTGAGCGCTAGAGTCTCATTCCCACTTCATAGCTGACACCTAGGCTTTCTGATGTTGATGGGAATTACACGTCAGAACCTTTATTGACAGTGTCACCTGCATTTTTTCAAACGAACAGCTCAGTGGATTTTGTAAGTGACCGACCTCTTGAGCTAAAAAGCCAATTCTTTTCAGTCATTTCATTTCAATCATATATTTACTTGCTAATGCAAATATCTACTGAAAAGCATTGGATGCATTATACCGACTATCTGTAATATCCCAAAAGATACCACTCTTAGATGGGTGGGTCCTCAGCACTTCAAAATGCAACAGGGAACACACTGCTAATGTCTCATCAGCCTAGATGCAAGACCTACCAACTAGCAAGGCCTTTCCCCAGCCTCTCTAATTTCAGGAAGAACAATCATGACAACAAATCAGATGAGGGAAAGGAATGTCATTGTCGAACCAGAAGGTGGTGCCACCACTCTTTCCAGATGTCAAGTCACTGGAGTTTTGCAAAAGCAAAAGAGCAAAAATGGGGCAACACTAAGCAAAAATGGGGCAACAATGGGGCAACACTAAGCAAAAATGGGGCGACACTAGGGTGGTATGTCCATGAAAAGGATTAGCATATCCTTCTCCTTGCTAGAACCTCCTGGACACTGAACTAAGAGGAACAACCCATTGACAAAATTTGGATAACAGAAGAAGACTTAAGAGAAAATGTTCAATAGGAGCATATGATCCCAAAGTTGAAGCTTTGCTCACACCCAATTCTCGCCAGTTGCTGTCTTCATTTTGTATTGcacattttcctttcattcttaTTATAACAAGCATACTCTCTAACAACAAATTAGTTGTGCACTCTGCTGAATATACAAAGTGGGTATATGTAAAAATTTTGACAGAAAAATTTACATGTTGAAGAATATCTTACTCATTCTTTACCTGAATCCCCTGTATAAATAGCAATTTCATTCTCcagcatcattatcatataagtTGCGCTTTTTTCAGGTCAGATACAACTCCATGATCTTCACTGCTCCTCTCATTGTATAGCACCTGTGAGGTAACCATACTAAGCACACCATGAAATCAAGCAAATTCAAGTAGACAACACAGTGGGCATACCTTGTCTATGATACCATACTCAACCGCTTCACTAGGACTAAAATATTTAGGTCGTCGGATGTCAGCTTCAATTTCCTCTGGTGTTTTCCCAATATGCTTCGCATAGAGTTTAACCTTCACAAATTGTTAGCAGGAAGTTGTTCCCACTTCAGTGTCTCGAAGAAGCATCACAAGACTCAAAAAgtaaattcttttgtttgctcAATTCACTTTGTTCATTCCTTTATATGTACATAGTTGCCAGTTTCTACAAGATAGGCCCCTACCCTGTGGATGGTAATTAAAACAGGCTCTTCTATCTGTATTGGAATTGGAACTCATTGAGAACATCATTCCAACACAATGATCTAATGAGAACAACACTAAACACACACTCGTAGAACCCTGCAAAGATCGACCCTCTACTAGTACCACATTTCAGGTAACATGATGAAGCAAAGAGGCAAACCAAAAAGAGCCAGGATGACAAAGAAATGAGTAACAATATTCTCTTGATCTGTAAAGTTTTCAATTTGTTAAACAAACACTGGAAGACTTTCTCTGAAGCTTTGCAGATCACTTTCAATTTAGGGTGAATCCAATCCGAAGGACCTCTTGCTTTGATTAACTTAAAAAAGATGGACATGAAAACTTCAAAGAGCAAATGACCATGATTTGCTGAGCTTATGCGAGCTCAGCTTACTCTGATTTTGAATTCAAGTGCATAGATTAGATCATGTCATCCACCAGAATAGTAATCTCATGCCTATAGAAGACAAATCTCACAAATATCTCAAACCAACAAAGTGATTTATCTTACCAACTCTGCCTTGACATTCTTCACTTCTTTCCTGGCAAGATCGATATCTGTTGCTTGACCTTGAAATCTTGCAATTGGCTAGCAATTCACAGACAGAAGATACACAGAATTATTAGAATTCAAGCAAGCTGCCTAAGTTGATCCCTGACGGAATGTAGACTCAGAAAAGGCCACGAAATAAAAGGTATAAATAACTTAGGAACTTCAATGGTGCAGGAAAAACCTGCTTCATCATGATTGTCGAAGATGGCAAAGCAGAACGGTTCCCCTTGCACCAGCTGCTAAAAGTAAGGCAGCTTCTCCCATGCATTACCAACACACAGAGTAAAAATCGGTGGCTTGACATACCTGCATTGGATAACCACTATGTCATGAAAGAAACTCACAATAACAACATTTGGAGAGCAGATTGAGGAACATAGAGAGCTGCGAGCTTAAGCTAATAAGATACATGCACATATAAGAAGCAATTCCCATCAAATGCCTACATTCATGAgattatagaaatttattttgcatCAAACAATTAAGATGATGAGAATAATTTATAACtataaaagtgtttttgatCTAATAGGCTTCCACATAGATGAAAAGTTCAAAGCAGCGCCACTaagatttttataaatgacggtggttgattaaatttacGTCGAGAAAACTAACAAAAGCCTAATAAGTAATCCTTGTTAACAATATGAGAAACttagaaattcaaaagaaaagaaaaaagccgaAATTGGACAGATTGAAACCTCATGACATCATAAATAGCAAAAGCCTCAGTCTCATAACCCAGCTTCTCACCGCCCTGGAAAAGGCAATAAGTTTCATTAGATGCAGAATAAtcataaagaaaggaaaagaagtatagacatatattttcattctaaACAAAAGGGATGGCACAAGATCGAAGACCTTCTAATAACTGGGGCATATAGAAAGAAATCCACAAAAATGTGATTCCTTGAGAAGGGAGAAATCTAGTAGTCACAAAAGTCATGCATTGCTTATTTTTGTGATACCAGTACATTAATAACGGTGAGTACAAGCAGGCGGACATATTCCCTCTTGTTCACATGAAGAGCTATTGCTTGATATAAATATTTAGGTTAACTCCTTAAGACTCCGGAGAAGATTTCaggattaaaatatatatacatcaagCATCTAATCATTTGAGAGAAGATACAACCCGTACAAACTTAACAAGATAAAGTATATTTGACCTTTGTCGTGCCAGTGGAATTTATGTACAGGTAGATAGGCTTTTCGGCATCTTCATATTGTAGATAAAGAAATTCTGCAAGTATCAACTCTGTCACAGAGGGAACAAGAGACATGCCCAAGTAAACTATACGGTTCTTGTAAAGGTAAGATGCCAAGTCTGAGGAGGCTGCTCCCATGCACTTCCCCGGGAGAAAGGAATAACCTGCATGCAAATGAGGAATTAACAACTGAAAAGTCCATCATGGAGTAAGAGATAGCAATGAAAGAACAAGTATCCAAAGTGAAACACCAACAACCCATCAGCAAGCCCCTATCACACTAAATGGGATATATAGAGATAAACACCGAAATCTGAAATTACAACAAACATGTGGAAAATGGTCAGCCTCTTTATATGAAATCTTTAATCCAATTGAATACTCCTTCCaaagacaaaagcaaaagatCTCGCATCCAATATCATATACGTGGGATGAATTTTTAACATAACCTTGTGTACACTGATAACTCACGGAACACTTTCTTAACCTCAAAGACAACGGTTAATGCAAGCAACTTACCTCATCCCACCCAAAGATTAAATGGAGAAAACTTCACTATCAGAAGCCAGTGACTCTCAAGAGCGGAACTAAGACGTCTATGTACGAATATTCGGGAGTTCTTGAATCTAACCCTAGCCCATAATCAGAGCCTAAGAGGCGGCAATGATCGATTTCCAATGACGGCAGGAACTATTTTTCGAATCCGCAGGAGctattttaaccaaaattaacCTTAAAAATATCATCTTTCACTTCACCAAAGAAGTTCCCATAGCGCGTCGGAAGATGGTCTCATCAGCAAAACTCACACTTCACAACTACGCTCATCAACCAAGCTTTTCATCTCCTACATTATCTCAATCAGGCCGAAACAGAAACGTCAAACAAGCATCTAAACGAATCTCGCGCCACCGTCGAGCACAATCATCCAATTGAAGACGGCGAAGGCGGCGGGTCGGAGGAGTACCATGGTGACGACGCCCCGTTTGCCTCTGGACCTGGGATTGGAAGCCGGAGAGAGGACTTGGGCCGGAGTTTGGCGCCGGAGAACTCGCCGGAGATgctgccggcggcggcggaggaggaggggaggaagCCGGTGGAGAGAGAAACTCTGGCGGCGGGAGAAACCGAGGTCTTGCGAGTCCTTGACGAAGTGGAAGAAGCCGCCGGCGATAACATGCGCCGGTGGAGCGAAGCTCGAAGACGCGGTGGCTACTTCCATTGCAGACAGCTCTTTCTCTCGAAGTGGcggagggagagaaggagggagagagagaggatatcGGCGATTCGGAGCCCCGAAGTTCGCTATTCGGGTCATGATCCGACCCCGGAGAGGTTGTGTTTTGGGCCGGGTAAGGCCTTTAGTGGAGATGGCGAGACAAGAGGAGGCCcaacattttttcttcttctggaaAGTAAGACTTTGGTTGTACTGGCGATTGGAATCAAATAAGGATCACCATCTGTCACTCAATGGTAACCAAATTTTCTTAATACAATTCCGTCCATCGATCAAAATGGAATAGAGAGTATCTAACTGCAAATTTGGAAGTTAATGGGTATATAAGAAGACCAACGTGTCGACAAACAAGCAAGAGATAAGACGTAGAatctaaaattctaaaatttaagcATATGTTGATCATACACTTGTTTTTCAAAGCCAAACTTTTGTGATCACGGAAAAATATAGAAAGAGTGATTTAGTAAGATAATATAATCCATTACCGAGTGTTTATAGTCAAAGTTATATAATTTCTTGTTTATAATTTAATGGAATCTAGCCAATAAGTTGACATCGCGAAAAGGTAAGACGTAAGCTTGACTTAAATCGAAtaattataaatcttgtgtgCAACTTCTTTTTGCCCTAATATCTCATTATCTATTGTTATAGTCTATTGCGCACTCATGTTTTCTCTTAAGATATGTTCTATTACTTAATAAAATATGATACCTAATCGGACTTTTACCTTGACATGTTCTATTCGCATTAATTTATCAAGATTTTACATTATCACTCAATCACCTTCTCTAGGTGATTGGTGCTAACCACATCAAGAAGCACACGAAATTGACAAACACAACACAAGAAGGTCATAGCTTAATCTGGCCAAGAATAACATTCAATACGCGACACCAAGCCATGTGATTTGCGAAAATTGAAAAGGACAAGTACATTGCACcggaattgaaaattgaaaaaagaccACAAAATCAGTTTACAAGAGCTTTTTGAGTAATAATATGATTACAGATCCTTTCACAACTTGAGCCCGCTACCTTCCAAGCTAGAGTACAAAAAACTGCAGAGAAGAAGCACTGTCCTATGAGAGGCTGAGGATTGCTGTCTGCTCAAAACTCATCGCAGTTTTCCATGCCATGTCCTCTCGCTCTTCcctttcctctccttcttcttcgtcttctgtCTATCTCCTTGTTCCTGAGACTGTAAGGAAAGCAGCAGAGCCACCAGAAGAAGAGCAGCGCCGCCCAAGATGTCCATTTCCATGGCCTTGTTCTCCCCTCCCGCGCCCAACCTCAGGACCCTCCTCTCCTCCCCTCGCTCCCTCCCCAAACCCCGCCTCACCCAcaagccctctctctccctcatgcCCAAAGCGCCCGCCTTTTCGCCGTCAACGCTTCCTCCGACAATGGGGCCGGGGCCGTCCCGTCGTCGGCCGTGGCCGTGGAGGAGCAGGGGAGCCCAAGGTGGCGGTGGAGCCGGCGAAGGAGCCGGAGAGAGAAAATGGGTCCGTGGCCTCTGCTTCTGAGGAGGGAGCTGTGGCTGTCGCCAAGTTTAATGACTCGAGATGGGTTGGTGGGACTTGGAATTTGAAGCAGTTTCAGAAGGATGGCTCGACTGATTGGGATGCTGTCATCGATGCTGGTGGGTGGATCGGTCCTTTCCTTTTGGCTGTATTTCCTTAAATTTGTCTGATTTGATATGATTATGCCGAGTCTGTCGGGCTGATGTCTGGAGTATGTTGAGCGAGTGACCCACTAGTTCAAATGGCTCGAAAGGTTTGTGTTACTTGGAGGGAGTGAGGATGTGGTTAAGTTGAATTAGTGATTGAGCAAGTAGGTTGGTTTTTCAGGTTAATGCTTAGTCTCAAGAAGTGAGTAATAACTCAGACATGCATGGTGCATCTCTGTGAATTGGAATGTTTGCTTTGTTACTCTATTTCATGAGCTTGAGATTTCAGGGGAAAAAATAGCTTTGCCATATAGGTTGCAGCTGTAGGAAATAGCAGTCTTGAAATTCAGTGGTGCTAGACtttattcttcaaatttatgaCTGTTAAATAACGGCTACCACATGTTATCTTGAAGTTTGTCAAATTGCAAAGCAGGCTAAAGTTGAAAGGCTTCAAATTTGCTAATCTCCTGATAAGTGGCAGAAAATGTGAACTTTGCACATTCTGAATCTCTGATGGGTGCTTTTTTTTCCCCCACTCTTGTTAACGTGGCCCATGGAAACATCTGCTACATCATATTTCTTGCTAAAGCCCCTATTTTAACAGAGTAACAGCATGGACAATGCTCAGCATCTTTATCTTACTTTGAGATTGTAGAAACTTTCTTATTTGCTGATGGTGCACTTAGATATGGGTTGAGGAACTAATAAATACTCATATCAAAGAGCGAACAAACTTGTGCCTACTTCAGTTCACTATGAAAATCCAGCCAACATGTTTTATTCAGTATTATGAACGAAGATTACTGGCAAGGACACAAACCTCTGGGATCCACGAGGATTATCTTCTCCAAAAAATAGTCTTATACCACAAAACTTTGTTCCTCAGCAATTAATGCAGTAGCTCTTTTGTAATCCCTCAGGTTAAGATGTAGGCTAAAGGAGACCATCGTCTGCACTGTTTTTTGTGGTAACTGGTCATAGAGGCAAGCTAGAGTTTCCTGTCTATTAAACAAGCTTTGTTCTGTATGATTCCCTCAGTAAGGTAGACTTGTTATTTTGACCTAACACTTCAGTACTCCATGGAGATGAAGCTGTATCATGCATCGTCCTTGTCATTTCTATTCGCTAGACTCTGTGATGTTTGGTGACCATCTGAACAAGCTTTGTAGAATATATCACTTAATCCAGTTGTTCGTAGTTATTATATTGTATTGAATCTCTCATTTTTCTGAATGGTTGTTGTGTATACTTTCAGAGGTTAGGAGGAGAAAATGGCTTGAAGACAACCCCGAGTCATCCAGTAATGATGACCCTGTAGTTTTCGACACCTCTATCATTCCATGGTGGGCTTGGATGAAGAGGTTCCATCTCCCCGAGGCTGAACTACTCAATGGCATGTTCCTGATCTTTTTAGAAATGCGCTATATGGACCCCATCTGCTTATGTTAAACAAGCTCATTCTTTCATTTCTAATCCTTTTGTACAGGTCGGGCAGCAATGATAGGATTCTTCATGGCTTATTTGGTGGATAGCTTGACCGAGTCGGCCTGGTTGACCAAATGGGAAACTTCTTTGTAAGACTCTATTATTCATAGCTGTAGTAGGAGTTCTGGTAATAAGAAAGAACGAGGACGTCGAGACCATAAAGAAGCTTATTGAGGAAACGACCTTCTATGACAAGCAATGGCAAGCTACATGGCAGGATGATAATTCTGGCAGTTCAAAGAATGGCTAGTGAAAAAATCCATGGTTGTTACCAGGAGAGCGTCTCAAGATGACTTGGCATTTTTGCGGTAGAATGTTTTTACCATCTATTGCGTGTTTGAATATGTTACAGTATAACATTCGGAACCGATGTATCTTTTTGGGGGAAGAAGGCGTTATAAGCAATTTAGTGGCAATTTCTAGTTCCTGTTTACAGCTGGTTTTAAATCATAAACACCGTGACTAAGTAGCACATCCTCTTTCTTGTGGTGAAAACTGTCTTTGGTGGAGATTACTCAGTCTTGCATCTCTTGATCAGCAACTTTATTTACACTGGAAGAGTTTGATCCTATGCAGAAGGCATCAAACATCTAAGGCAGGTAGCACTACTATGAATCTGAGTGGAAGAATGACAACCCGTAAAGTGAAGTGAGGATTATTTGAAAGAAACGATGACCTTGGATAAGCCTATTAAAGACGTCTGAGCATGTGATTGTCTTGTGACCACAAAGGTACCCTACGCAATGCAGTTTCCGGGAATAGGGATACTGTGGTTGGTTGTGAAAATTACTTGGGTTGTGATGATCAGTTTGGTAGCGCAACATGGGGAAAAGAGAACCAAAAAGGACAAAGTAGAATGCTGAAACAAACAGGAGATTAATACTATCAAAAGAACTAGTGCATAAACTTAAATAGTTATGTTAAACAAAAGATACCTGACAAGGAACGGAACTATTCCGAATCAAACACAAGCCCTACCAAAAACAATCCAagtgaatctctctctctctctctcctgaatGAGCATGCACAGATGATTGAAGGgaaggaaatagaaaatttattccAATTAAAATCTGCATTACTGTCTTAAACACAGAAGAAAACGACCTGGcttaaataaattgttattacataaaaatgttGGCCTTTTGGCCTTTTCTTCCATCCTTTACATTGCCAATGTTCCTGGAATGGTGTACATGACTCAACTCTCCCTTCTCTTTAACCCAAAGTACACGGGATATCAAATTGAATTACAACAAAATCTTAAAGCGAATTTGGGTTGTCTAATTTGCAAAACTCCATGCATTACATTGAATTAGAGCTGGCACCAGTCCAGAACCTTTGTGCACTTGTGGGACATATCACACATACAGAGAAGCTATTTGGATCTCTGCTGTCTAGTGTACTCCCAAAGGGCAATGGCGCCACTAACGTGAACATTAAGTGATCTAACAACTCCCAACTGGGGAATTTCAATGCAAGCGTCCAGAATATGAATAATATCCACTGGTATGCCCTCTTTTCACGGCCGAGGACAAGGACCTGGAAATAATCAAATAAGCATTGTGAAACTGAAAATCTCTTTACAAAACATAAAACTGGATTAATAgtgcaaaagtaaaaaaaaaaagaaaagatatctTCATTTCgttaagaaaaaaatacttCGTCTATCTTCTACAAGTGACAATATCCAGCCTTTGTTCCTtcatttcatattctttttcccttcctgAGAAGTTTCTTCAGTATTCAATGTGACAGGATCTAAAGAAAGATACAATTTCATGACTTCTAATAaaaagattcaatggctttctCCTTCCTTTGTACAGTGTCCTAGTTTTCTAGAAAATTTTAAGTGAATCCCTCAGTTTCAACTTACCGTGTTAGCAGGGAAAGCATACTGATCGAGAGGGACACTATTTGCTGTTTGTTCTAGTCCCAAGATGGAGAAGCCTTCTCGCTTTTCTTGTTCAAGAAACCTTTCAAACTTCTTACGGGGACTTCTATGATAGGTACCCACTTCTCTGCAGTGACactgaaaagaaaagacaatggTCACATAGTGAAATGATTTACAGGAAACATTTTACAGATGCTCGATAAGCATGTACATCAAGCTTATATATAATTGTGTCATGCACCATGATCCAAATCACAAATCACGCCACAGCCACATGGGTCTCTTGGACTCTAATCTAAGGACTACCTTCCATGGATGGAAAAAAGGACAGGTTCATTTAATTCTTCATGGCATGGTGACATTCTAATTTTGATATGACTATTGAGGCTTCCTATGCATGGTGAACCCTTTTTCTTATGCTCTATAGGCACATAAAGGGGAAGGTAGCACTGCACTAGGACTAGTGATGTACACAAGACTTAAGTCAGAACTAGATAAGTTGGGGAGCACATAGTATAGAGCATTATTTAATAGTATCATTTGGGAAAAATACAATCAGAACCCATTTCCGAATgcagagctttttttttttttttttttttttttcctgccaaAAGTTATCAATTTGACTAGCATAAGATGTGCTAAAAGATGAGAGGTGGAGGACAATAAGAAGATTGACACTGATCAAAAGCCACGTTGCaaactaaaaattaaaggaCCAGTAAAACGTGCTATAGCTTGGAGATTCTAGAGGTCTGACTATGTACAAGCACTTTGAGCAAATACTCTTGAGTGTAAATAAAGCTTAACAATGAAAATAAACGAgacatttgattttatttagtggACATAAAGTTATAATGTTCTTTTATCCATGGGGCATGTGCAAACTTGGAATAGCAGTCTTCCATAATGCATTGTGAGTGTTTATCCAGGTGAAATGTCACTAGTTTTCTCTCTACTGTGATGTGCTCAGGCGACTCCATCACTGTGATGGAGAAAACAGAGGGCAAAGCTTAAAATCTGGCATCACCACTCTGATGTGCTCAGGTGACTCCATCATGGTGGTGGCAGGAGATGCCAACAGCAGTGGCGCTGTTAGTGCTGCCAAGGACATGCAGCTCCGTTCCTTAATTTTTCACAGGCAAGGTTAGAGATAGTGAGGGGGATAATTTTGCAAAtgcaaaaatattagaaaagtACAACGAGTCCACAAAAACCTggtcagctttttttttttccccaataaaAAGTCTATGTTAGCAATTTTAAGGGCGTTAAGGCATATCAGCAAAATCTGCGATCGGAAAGGCACAAGGACAAACAGTAGAATTCTAGAATATACAGAGAccattttggaacaaaaaaagtagatggattgttttgaattttgggCAAGAGTAGAGGGATGACTAATGCCATTTCACTTTTATCTGACAATCAAAAGATGTTAGTAAACAATCAAACGTAACTTATTTACTGTCCTACTTAAAATACAGCCCTCGCAGAATTGTGAAATAGATAGTAGCAAACTACAGTCAAAACCTGATGAGTTGGAACTGCTTATCACGTATGATATTAGTATCTGCAATGGCCAATCCAGAAGCCTTAAACACctgaacaaaaatttatcaGTTAAGGAAACATGACTTCTGGAAAACAGCCCTCTGTATTCAACATTATGAAGATATTATATCACTGACATGTATAACTAACCTCCATGTCCGCAAGCAACTCTGGCAAGATTTGTATGCGTCAAGCAAAGATGCTAAAGTATGATATTTTGTCTGCTAGCTCTGATTTTGTCCATGGTCTCAATGCGTGTACGGAACATATGATTGACAAGGTGATCCTCTTGCTCCATTTCTGCCA of the Eucalyptus grandis isolate ANBG69807.140 chromosome 10, ASM1654582v1, whole genome shotgun sequence genome contains:
- the LOC104443619 gene encoding LOW QUALITY PROTEIN: ATP-dependent Clp protease proteolytic subunit-related protein 4, chloroplastic (The sequence of the model RefSeq protein was modified relative to this genomic sequence to represent the inferred CDS: inserted 4 bases in 4 codons); this translates as MLSPAASSTSSRTRKTSVSPAARVSLSTGFLPSSSAAAGSISGEFSGAKLRXQVLSPASNPRSRGKRGVVTMVIPFSRGSAWEQPPXDLASYLYKNRIVYLGMSLVPSVTELILAEFLYLQYEDAEKPIYLYINSTGTTKGGEKLGYETEAFAIYDVMRYVKPPIFTLCVGNAWXEAALLLAAGXKGNRSALPSSTIMMKQPIARFQGQATDIDLARKEVKNVKAELVKLYAKHIGKTPEEIEADIRRPKYFSPSEAVEYGIIDKVLYNERSSEDHGVVSDLKKAQLI